GAGTATGGAATCGGTGGTGCTACGGTGCTTAAGTCCATAATGGGCTACGGGACTACTGGAGAGGTTCATTATGAAGGTCTTGAGGTGCTCTCATACAGCTTGCCTGTAGTGGTGGAGTTTGTAGAAGAGGAACAAAAGGCTATGCAAGCCATAGAAAGCTTGCTCCAAAAGGCAAAGGTTGGTCTTATAACCCTTGAGAGGGCAGTCCTTTGGTATTCCTCTTAGCCATAGCCATAGGTGGTGCGGTTGGGTCTGTTTTGAGATTTTTGGTTTCCAAGTTTATTCAAACAAAAGCAGGCATTGACTTTCCTATAGGCACGCTCCTTGTTAATCTTTCCTCTGTTTTTCTGATAGGTTTTTTCTTTGCCTTTTTTGTAGAAAAGCTTGACCTTTCTCCAAACCTTAGGGCTTTGCTTATAACAGGTTTGCTTGGTGGATATTCTACTTATTCCACTCTCTTTTATGAAGCCTATTATATGCTTTTAAACGGGGAATGGTT
Above is a window of Aquificaceae bacterium DNA encoding:
- a CDS encoding DUF190 domain-containing protein; its protein translation is MEFVLVRIFLREDDRLEGKPAYRRLLELLKEYGIGGATVLKSIMGYGTTGEVHYEGLEVLSYSLPVVVEFVEEEQKAMQAIESLLQKAKVGLITLERAVLWYSS
- a CDS encoding CrcB family protein, whose translation is MVFLLAIAIGGAVGSVLRFLVSKFIQTKAGIDFPIGTLLVNLSSVFLIGFFFAFFVEKLDLSPNLRALLITGLLGGYSTYSTLFYEAYYMLLNGEW